From a region of the Suncus etruscus isolate mSunEtr1 chromosome 11, mSunEtr1.pri.cur, whole genome shotgun sequence genome:
- the WNT10B gene encoding protein Wnt-10b, with the protein MPLLEEPRPWPPPSGLAGLLFLALCSRALSNEILGLKLPGEPPLTANTVCLTLSGLSKRQLGLCLRSPDVTASALQGLHIAVHECQHQLRDQRWNCSALESGGRLPHHSAILKRGFRESAFSFSMLAAGVMHAVATACSLGKLVSCGCGWKGSGEQDRLRAKLLQLQALSRGKSFSHSLSSPGSGSGSSPGPQDTWEWGGCNHDMDFGEKFSRDFLDSREAPRDIQARMRIHNNRVGRQVVTENLKRKCKCHGTSGSCQFKTCWRAAPEFRAVGAALRERLGRAIFIDTHNRNSGAFQPRLRPRRLSGELVYFEKSPDFCERDPTVGSPGTSGRACNKTSLLLDGCGSLCCGRGHNVLQQTRVERCHCRFHWCCYVLCDECKVSEWVNVCK; encoded by the exons GGCCTCCACCCTCGGGCCTCGCGGGGCTCCTGTTCCTGGCGCTGTGCAGTCG AGCCCTCAGCAATGAGATTCTGGGCCTGAAGCTGCCCGGAGAACCGCCGCTGACCGCCAACACCGTGTGTCTGACGCTGTCGGGCCTGAGCAAGCGGCAGCTGGGCCTTTGCCTGCGCAGCCCCGACGTGACGGCCTCGGCGCTCCAGGGCCTGCACATCGCTGTCCACGAGTGTCAGCACCAGCTCCGCGACCAGCGCTGGAACTGCTCCGCGCTCGAGAGCGGCGGCCGCTTGCCGCACCACAGCGCCATCCTCAAGCGCG GCTTCCGTGAGAGTGCTTTTTCCTTCTCCATGCTGGCTGCTGGGGTCATGCATGCAGTGGCCACGGCCTGCAGTCTGGGGAAGTTGGTGAGCTGTGGCTGTGGCTGGAAGGGCAGTGGTGAGCAGGACCGATTGAGAGCCAAGTTGCTGCAGCTTCAGGCATTGTCTCGAGGAAAGAGTTTCTCCCACTCCCTGTCCAGCCCAGGGTCTGGCTCTGGCTCTAGCCCTGGCCCTCAGGACACATGGGAATGGGGTGGCTGTAACCATGACATGGACTTTGGAGAGAAGTTCTCTCGGGATTTCTTGGATTCCAGGGAAGCTCCCCGGGACATCCAGGCACGAATGCGAATCCACAACAACAGAGTGGGGCGCCAG GTGGTCACTGAGAACCTGAAGCGAAAATGCAAGTGCCATGGCACATCAGGCAGCTGCCAGTTTAAGACCTGCTGGAGAGCGGCCCCAGAGTTCCGGGCTGTGGGAGCAGCGCTGAGAGAGCGGCTGGGCCGGGCCATCTTCATCGATACCCACAATCGAAACTCTGGGGCCTTCCAACCCCGCCTGCGTCCCCGTCGCCTTTCAGGAGAGCTGGTCTATTTTGAGAAGTCTCCTGACTTCTGTGAGCGAGACCCCACAGTGGGTTCCCCAGGCACTAGCGGCCGGGCCTGCAACAAGACAAGTCTCTTGCTGGATGGCTGTGGCAGCCTGTGTTGTGGCCGTGGGCACAATGTGCTCCAACAGACACGAGTTGAGCGCTGTCATTGCCGCTTCCACTGGTGCTGCTATGTGCTGTGTGATGAGTGCAAGGTGTCAGAGTGGGTCAACGTTTGTAAGTGA